The Bacteroidales bacterium genome segment GTTTTTAATTATACAAATCCATTTATATTTCAAAACCATATCCTTTTTGCACCAGCTCGTTATACTTTTCTTCATTGAACTTATACAGGTAAGCTCCTTTCTTGGAATTGCGCTTATCCTTTTCCTCAAGTCTTTCAAGAAAATCATGGGAAAGGAGCTTTTTCCTGAAATTTCTCTTGTCCATCTTTCTTTGATGAATTGCTTCGTATAAA includes the following:
- a CDS encoding DNA mismatch repair protein MutT, translating into LYEAIHQRKMDKRNFRKKLLSHDFLERLEEKDKRNSKKGAYLYKFNEEKYNELVQKGYGFEI